A window of Mucilaginibacter paludis DSM 18603 contains these coding sequences:
- a CDS encoding RecQ family ATP-dependent DNA helicase, giving the protein MTIQEILQHYWKHDKFRPLQEEIIQSVLLGRDTLALLPTGGGKSVCFQVPALAKDGICLVISPLIALMKDQVENLVAKGIEAVSIVSGMSKREVDIALDNCIYGNVKFLYLSPERLLSELVQERVSYMKVNLIAVDEAHCISQWGYDFRPPYLHIADLRQIHPHVPVLALTATATADVREDIQDKLLFKQRNVFTKSFERKNISYVVQHQENKMQRMLDVVRGVKGSGIVYVRSRKETFDIAQVLNQNGYSADYYHAGLEAEQRSKKQENWKANQTRIMVATNAFGMGIDKPDVRFVIHKDLPESLEAYYQEAGRAGRDEQKAYAVLLYNQADRFKLERKFELNFPTVDEIKKVYHNLGSYYQLAYGAGAGVSFDLDLGSFCAKYQLDAIKTLNSLKFLERNDYVSFTESVFLPSRFRFLVMNEELYHFQIQNMGWDPFIKTLLRSYGGSFENYVSIREFDLATRMNTSVQQVIEGLNQLQQMGLLNYLPQTDKPQVTFLNARLDIKEVTIDKRYIEQRKQIFKQKMDAVFHYAEARFCRSCMLLSYFDEPDARKCGVCDICLEEKRKEGEHDLSDRITDEIVRWLSVEPLPLDGLVTTLASGTEKERIEVIRLLLDAGKIKTDGERLYL; this is encoded by the coding sequence ATGACGATACAAGAAATTCTTCAGCATTACTGGAAACACGATAAGTTTAGGCCCCTACAGGAAGAAATCATCCAATCTGTTTTACTCGGCCGCGATACGCTGGCCTTATTGCCCACCGGCGGGGGGAAATCTGTATGCTTCCAGGTGCCCGCCCTGGCCAAGGACGGCATTTGCCTGGTGATATCGCCGCTGATCGCCCTGATGAAAGATCAGGTGGAAAACCTGGTTGCCAAAGGTATCGAGGCCGTTTCAATCGTATCCGGAATGAGTAAAAGGGAAGTTGATATTGCGCTGGATAACTGTATCTATGGCAACGTTAAGTTTTTGTACCTCTCGCCCGAGCGTTTGTTATCAGAGCTGGTGCAGGAGCGGGTAAGTTACATGAAGGTAAACCTGATCGCAGTTGATGAGGCCCATTGCATCTCGCAGTGGGGGTACGATTTCAGGCCGCCATACCTGCACATAGCCGATCTCCGTCAAATTCATCCCCATGTGCCTGTACTGGCGCTTACCGCTACCGCCACCGCCGACGTGCGCGAGGATATTCAGGATAAGTTATTGTTTAAGCAGCGCAACGTATTTACCAAAAGCTTTGAACGCAAAAATATAAGTTATGTAGTACAGCACCAGGAAAACAAAATGCAGCGGATGCTGGATGTGGTAAGGGGGGTAAAGGGAAGCGGCATTGTATACGTCAGGAGCCGGAAGGAAACTTTTGACATAGCCCAGGTACTTAACCAAAACGGGTATAGTGCCGATTACTACCATGCCGGGCTCGAAGCCGAGCAGCGCTCCAAAAAACAGGAGAACTGGAAAGCCAACCAAACGCGTATAATGGTGGCAACCAACGCTTTTGGGATGGGTATTGATAAGCCCGATGTGAGGTTTGTAATCCATAAGGATTTACCCGAAAGTTTGGAAGCCTATTATCAGGAGGCGGGGCGCGCCGGGCGAGATGAGCAAAAAGCTTATGCCGTTCTGCTTTATAACCAGGCAGACAGGTTTAAGCTGGAGCGAAAGTTTGAGCTGAATTTCCCTACCGTAGATGAAATCAAGAAGGTTTATCACAACTTAGGCAGTTATTACCAATTGGCTTATGGTGCAGGGGCGGGTGTTAGCTTTGATTTAGACTTGGGTAGCTTTTGCGCCAAATACCAGTTGGATGCCATCAAAACCTTGAATAGCCTCAAGTTTTTGGAGCGGAACGATTATGTATCGTTTACCGAAAGTGTTTTTTTACCGTCGCGGTTTAGGTTTTTGGTGATGAACGAAGAGTTGTATCATTTCCAGATTCAGAATATGGGCTGGGATCCCTTTATTAAAACGCTGTTGCGGTCATACGGCGGTTCGTTTGAAAATTACGTCAGCATTCGTGAGTTTGACTTAGCCACACGGATGAACACCAGCGTGCAGCAGGTAATTGAGGGTTTAAACCAGCTGCAGCAAATGGGCTTGTTAAATTACCTGCCACAAACAGATAAACCCCAGGTAACCTTTTTAAATGCGCGGCTGGATATCAAGGAAGTTACTATCGATAAGCGCTATATTGAGCAGCGTAAACAGATATTTAAGCAGAAAATGGATGCTGTATTCCATTATGCCGAGGCCCGGTTTTGCCGCAGTTGTATGCTGCTTTCGTATTTTGACGAACCTGATGCCCGCAAGTGCGGAGTTTGCGATATCTGCCTTGAAGAAAAAAGAAAGGAAGGTGAACATGATTTATCCGACCGGATTACCGACGAAATAGTACGCTGGTTAAGTGTTGAACCGCTTCCGCTTGATGGCCTGGTGACTACCCTGGCCAGCGGGACAGAAAAAGAAAGGATAGAGGTGATTCGCCTTTTGCTTGATGCCGGGAAAATTAAAACGGATGGTGAGCGGCTGTATCTGTAA
- a CDS encoding CofH family radical SAM protein translates to MNTADLLQRALQFEFLTKEEGLFLYQHAATAELMYVANELRKIQVPHGKVTWQIDRNVNTTNVCIANCKFCNFFRRPGHEDSYITDIETYKIKIEETFRYGGDQLLLQGGHHPDLGLKFYTDLFSQLKELYPALKLHSLGPPEIAHVAKLEGMSHYDVLKAMKESGLDSLPGAGAEILNDRVRRLISKGKCGGKEWLDVMRAAHQLNLPSSATMMFGHVETLEERFEHLVWIREVQAEKPEGAYGFVAFIPWPFQDDGTLLKKVRGITNNVSGDEYIRMIALSRIMLPNIKNIQASWLTVGKQVAQICLHAGANDFGSIMIEENVVSAAGAPHRFTAKGIQDSIREAGFEPQMRNQKYEWRQIPVEIEEQVINY, encoded by the coding sequence ATGAATACAGCCGATCTGTTACAACGCGCATTGCAGTTTGAGTTTTTAACCAAAGAGGAAGGTTTGTTTTTGTACCAACACGCTGCTACGGCCGAGTTAATGTATGTGGCTAACGAGTTGCGTAAAATTCAGGTGCCACATGGCAAAGTTACCTGGCAAATTGACCGTAATGTTAACACTACCAACGTTTGTATAGCTAACTGCAAGTTCTGCAACTTTTTCCGCAGGCCGGGGCACGAAGATAGCTACATCACCGATATTGAAACTTATAAAATAAAGATCGAGGAAACTTTCCGCTATGGCGGAGATCAGCTTTTATTGCAGGGCGGCCACCATCCCGATCTGGGATTGAAATTTTATACCGATCTGTTTAGCCAGCTCAAAGAATTATATCCCGCTTTGAAGCTGCACTCATTGGGCCCACCTGAAATTGCGCACGTAGCTAAATTGGAAGGCATGAGCCACTACGATGTGCTTAAAGCGATGAAAGAATCGGGCCTCGACTCATTACCTGGCGCTGGTGCCGAAATATTGAACGACCGTGTGCGCAGGCTGATATCTAAAGGCAAATGCGGTGGTAAAGAGTGGCTGGATGTAATGCGCGCGGCGCACCAGTTAAATTTGCCATCATCAGCCACCATGATGTTTGGCCATGTAGAAACTTTAGAGGAACGTTTTGAGCATTTAGTTTGGATAAGGGAAGTGCAGGCCGAAAAACCTGAAGGCGCTTATGGCTTTGTTGCCTTTATACCATGGCCTTTTCAGGATGATGGAACCTTATTAAAAAAGGTGCGCGGCATTACCAATAATGTATCCGGCGACGAATACATCCGCATGATAGCGTTAAGCCGCATTATGCTACCCAACATCAAAAACATACAGGCATCGTGGTTAACGGTAGGCAAACAGGTGGCCCAAATTTGTCTGCATGCCGGAGCTAACGATTTTGGATCGATCATGATTGAGGAGAATGTAGTATCGGCAGCAGGTGCGCCCCATCGCTTTACCGCAAAAGGCATTCAGGATTCTATCCGCGAAGCGGGATTTGAGCCGCAAATGCGCAACCAAAAATACGAGTGGAGGCAGATACCTGTAGAGATTGAGGAACAGGTGATTAATTATTAA
- the cas6 gene encoding CRISPR-associated endoribonuclease Cas6, producing the protein MRFKLTLLPTGSKTTVPFNYQYALAAVIFKKVAAADEQYANFLHQQGYALNNYSKHFKFFTFSNLEGRFTPQQNALLLQGNQTGFVLCCHMPEFAAHLITGVFTDQLISIGGSGAVGRFRVEQIVSLPAAFKDDDEIHTMQFKPLSPLVVGRTNAKGNDDYLSPEDEDFIPLLHINLADKLAVAYNDSYSGRIGIKVKHEPGKLKSRLVTIKEGTAAETKVRGFFGFALEMTAPGRVINFVLDVGLGGMNSMGFGCVEVK; encoded by the coding sequence GTGCGATTTAAATTAACATTGTTGCCTACGGGCAGTAAAACGACCGTTCCATTCAATTATCAGTATGCCCTTGCGGCGGTAATTTTTAAAAAGGTTGCCGCTGCCGACGAGCAATACGCCAACTTTTTACATCAGCAAGGTTATGCCCTGAACAATTACTCCAAACATTTTAAGTTTTTTACCTTCTCTAACCTGGAAGGTAGGTTTACGCCACAGCAAAATGCCCTGTTGCTGCAAGGTAATCAAACCGGGTTTGTGCTTTGCTGCCACATGCCCGAATTTGCTGCGCATTTAATAACCGGTGTTTTTACCGATCAGTTGATATCAATAGGCGGGAGCGGGGCCGTGGGCCGGTTTAGGGTTGAGCAAATTGTATCGCTCCCGGCTGCCTTTAAGGATGATGACGAAATACACACGATGCAGTTTAAACCGCTTTCGCCCTTGGTTGTAGGCCGGACCAACGCTAAAGGCAATGATGATTATTTATCGCCAGAAGATGAGGATTTTATACCCCTGCTACATATTAACCTGGCCGATAAGCTTGCCGTTGCTTATAATGATAGTTATAGCGGGCGAATTGGTATCAAGGTAAAGCATGAACCCGGAAAGCTAAAATCTCGCCTGGTGACGATTAAGGAAGGGACAGCGGCCGAAACTAAGGTACGTGGCTTTTTCGGGTTTGCCCTGGAGATGACTGCGCCTGGCAGGGTGATCAATTTTGTGTTGGACGTGGGGCTGGGCGGGATGAATAGTATGGGGTTTGGTTGTGTGGAGGTGAAATAA
- a CDS encoding S1/P1 nuclease has protein sequence MRKYLAVICTAICSLTLISWGETGHRAVAKIAANHLSPKAQLAVRNLLGKETLPDISTWADEVRSDPDFKTTWVWHYIDLPAGYSFDEFAKAVKTMPEANVYKMVIRCEYDLKSPATSKATKVAALKYIVHFIGDLHQPMHVSREEDRGGNNIQVKFNGFPTDLHSLWDSGLIDHLNLNYQQMAAKFDDATPVEIKKWQSDDLLIWLWESYQISNILYQEAAADPNFTEDYYQEHLPTLQKRIEKGGIRLAGVLNAIFEK, from the coding sequence ATGAGGAAATATCTTGCTGTAATTTGCACGGCGATTTGCTCGCTAACGTTAATATCCTGGGGCGAAACCGGCCATAGGGCTGTGGCAAAAATTGCCGCCAACCACCTGAGCCCGAAAGCGCAACTGGCTGTTAGAAATTTATTGGGGAAAGAAACATTACCAGACATTAGTACCTGGGCAGACGAAGTACGCTCGGACCCCGATTTCAAGACTACCTGGGTTTGGCATTACATTGACCTGCCCGCAGGCTACAGCTTTGATGAGTTTGCTAAAGCCGTAAAAACTATGCCCGAAGCTAACGTTTACAAAATGGTGATACGCTGCGAATACGATTTAAAAAGCCCTGCCACCTCTAAGGCTACCAAAGTGGCCGCCTTAAAATATATCGTTCATTTTATTGGCGACCTGCACCAGCCCATGCACGTGAGCCGTGAGGAAGACCGGGGCGGCAACAATATCCAAGTCAAATTTAACGGGTTTCCAACCGATCTGCACAGTTTGTGGGATAGCGGCCTGATTGATCATCTGAATTTAAACTATCAGCAAATGGCGGCCAAATTTGATGATGCTACCCCAGTAGAAATAAAAAAATGGCAAAGCGACGACTTGTTGATCTGGCTATGGGAATCGTACCAGATCAGCAACATCCTATACCAGGAAGCCGCCGCCGACCCGAACTTCACCGAAGATTACTACCAGGAACATTTGCCCACACTGCAAAAACGCATTGAAAAAGGCGGCATCAGGCTGGCTGGGGTTTTGAACGCGATATTTGAAAAGTAG
- a CDS encoding DUF6526 family protein has protein sequence MKPQNYNNHARYVTGYHFVLSLLLTVGLIVSLLNLHWHINDSLMGVSVLICVLFICGVFTFWFMRQFAIKAQDRAIRAEEGLRYLILSGKAFDSLLTMSQIVALRFAPDDELLELTARAVKENLSSAEIKKAIQNWKADHHRA, from the coding sequence ATGAAACCTCAGAATTATAACAACCATGCCCGGTACGTAACAGGCTATCACTTTGTGCTCAGTTTATTACTAACAGTGGGCTTAATTGTATCCTTACTTAATTTACATTGGCACATTAATGATAGTTTAATGGGCGTTTCTGTACTGATATGCGTGTTATTTATCTGCGGCGTATTTACTTTTTGGTTTATGCGCCAATTTGCAATTAAAGCACAAGACAGGGCTATACGGGCCGAAGAAGGACTTCGCTATTTGATTTTAAGCGGTAAAGCGTTCGACAGCCTTTTAACCATGTCGCAAATTGTAGCGTTACGATTTGCGCCCGACGACGAGTTATTGGAATTAACAGCAAGGGCTGTCAAAGAAAATCTATCGTCGGCAGAGATCAAAAAGGCTATACAAAACTGGAAGGCAGATCATCACCGGGCTTAA